Proteins encoded in a region of the Paenibacillus wynnii genome:
- a CDS encoding nucleotidyltransferase family protein: MVYSFLQQLYIMNELPRADETMYRDYLAYIELQGLSPLIYQLLTDSGQLERTPQFFQERLQAGRKEALYRNLLLKKEGSLLFERLDAAKIGAIPLKGTLFAETYLGHLGARFTSDIDILVRPEDVEATIALVHEMGYDLEDPINPDHFHRVFYKQRTSASLPSMIEIHWNLIKSSSASLNTENLWSEAHSLHPYTYIKQLSVRHTFYTICLHGANHSMDSAKHVLDIAHLLFKRGDELDYSELFKQAREDFTLKRVQEALAIVYEFFPALHKVKPLPFIPKIGRFASWNNRLIRNSIHVENAVHCFIFAWRTVDHGKYRLKLVLNLILPYPSLAVYSLRQERNNTSVKAMIYMKLYRQRIGRLFRFLTKRIGVKTNGGA; the protein is encoded by the coding sequence ATGGTTTATTCTTTTCTTCAACAGCTCTACATAATGAATGAATTACCAAGAGCAGATGAAACGATGTACCGGGACTATCTCGCCTACATCGAATTACAGGGCCTCTCCCCTCTAATTTATCAACTGCTTACCGATAGCGGGCAGCTTGAACGCACGCCGCAGTTTTTTCAGGAACGGCTGCAGGCCGGGCGTAAAGAAGCTTTGTACCGCAATCTGCTGCTAAAAAAAGAAGGCTCGCTACTATTTGAACGTCTGGATGCTGCCAAGATTGGAGCTATACCTTTAAAGGGAACTCTTTTCGCCGAAACCTATCTCGGTCATTTGGGTGCTCGTTTCACTTCCGATATCGATATTCTGGTACGACCTGAAGATGTAGAGGCCACCATCGCTCTAGTGCATGAAATGGGCTATGATCTGGAAGACCCCATTAATCCGGACCATTTTCACCGCGTCTTCTATAAACAGAGAACATCAGCAAGCCTGCCCTCCATGATTGAAATTCATTGGAATCTAATCAAGAGCAGCAGCGCAAGCCTAAATACCGAAAACTTGTGGTCAGAAGCCCATTCCCTTCACCCCTATACATATATCAAGCAGCTGTCTGTCAGGCATACTTTTTATACCATTTGCCTACACGGCGCCAATCACAGCATGGACTCCGCCAAGCATGTACTGGATATTGCGCACCTGCTGTTCAAACGCGGCGATGAATTGGATTATTCCGAACTATTTAAGCAAGCCCGAGAGGACTTCACTCTAAAAAGAGTCCAAGAAGCTCTAGCTATTGTCTATGAGTTCTTTCCGGCACTTCATAAGGTCAAACCGCTGCCCTTTATACCTAAGATAGGGAGGTTCGCCTCTTGGAACAACCGTTTAATCCGCAATTCAATTCATGTGGAAAATGCAGTTCACTGCTTCATCTTCGCTTGGCGGACAGTAGATCACGGGAAGTACAGACTTAAGCTCGTTCTGAATCTAATTCTGCCCTATCCTTCACTTGCTGTGTATTCCCTAAGACAAGAGCGGAATAATACCTCCGTTAAAGCCATGATTTATATGAAGCTATACCGCCAGCGGATAGGCAGACTTTTCAGATTTCTTACTAAAAGGATAGGAGTCAAAACAAATGGTGGAGCTTAA
- a CDS encoding PqqD family protein, translated as MIISDKIKRKPGLDLTQMDGEWILLDADLCVVTRLNETGGRIVELLDQELTPGELAERLASEYEITLEQAQADLKRYLSTLSEAGLLDKRYEG; from the coding sequence ATGATCATATCAGACAAAATAAAACGCAAACCCGGTCTGGACTTAACGCAAATGGACGGTGAATGGATACTGCTGGACGCAGACCTTTGTGTAGTTACAAGGTTGAATGAAACAGGCGGGAGAATTGTTGAGCTTCTGGATCAGGAGCTGACTCCCGGGGAATTGGCTGAACGACTTGCCTCAGAATATGAGATTACCCTTGAGCAGGCGCAGGCGGATCTGAAGAGATACCTTAGTACTCTGAGCGAAGCAGGACTGCTCGATAAACGTTATGAAGGCTGA
- a CDS encoding signal peptidase I, translating to MKAEYYSAAICRAMDRLGFIELRSTGTSMFPFIHERDTCFFRSFEPTHVKPGDVLLFINDEGALVCHRVIKVNKEHNEAPAFIICKGDTNLLPDPPVPSGQVIGKLTHIRKRWLTLSPDNGLGRLWGKLIIGMPPFAYILHRVARLYRWRSNYLSTRP from the coding sequence ATGAAGGCTGAATATTATAGCGCTGCAATCTGCCGGGCCATGGATCGTCTAGGTTTCATTGAGCTCCGATCAACGGGTACAAGCATGTTTCCGTTTATCCATGAGAGAGATACCTGCTTCTTTCGCTCATTCGAACCGACGCATGTTAAACCAGGAGATGTACTGCTATTCATCAATGATGAAGGTGCCCTTGTCTGTCACCGGGTCATCAAGGTAAATAAAGAACACAACGAAGCCCCTGCCTTTATCATTTGCAAAGGGGATACGAATCTTCTACCGGATCCACCAGTGCCTTCCGGGCAAGTGATCGGCAAACTAACGCATATACGCAAAAGATGGCTGACTCTATCCCCGGATAACGGTTTAGGTCGGCTGTGGGGCAAACTGATCATCGGTATGCCCCCTTTTGCTTATATACTTCATCGAGTCGCCAGATTGTATCGATGGCGGTCGAACTATTTATCCACCCGCCCTTAA
- a CDS encoding ABC transporter ATP-binding protein, whose amino-acid sequence MRILSQITAGFAKALPGIQESRRSFGRLFPYLWHYRRAYSALFMTLLFNVGMTLFSAWMLKHLTDAALNRDTDLIKRILLLGIAVSLLHIILQYIQVLLQNRTVNRIALDLRNDVFAKLMEVKFNFFGTMHTGELVSRVTRDVQQTCGAAGSYLLHLLIMPISIAATFVYLLYIDWRLSLVCLLLAPAAGLAGGVFSLKVRQNNKPMGELFGRMHAFLQDALSGYTVIRSIGLERHMKGKLRTYGEQIIGYEDREARLQGGLYAGSALIGTSSFLVCIGAGSFLVANGSLTVGSLLAFVSLMQVLVSPFSGLASQLGGLQRSLIAADRLWTLMDQPVDEPALTGNDKSAPSSPAIASESVSIRRLTGMIEFDNVSFSYHDGDDNVLRDISFSVPSGHTVALVGPSGAGKTTLFHLTHGFQQPKSGRIFIQGRDLALMERTESQAMFAYVPQETHLFEGTIRDNIALGSLNASNTDIIAAAEAANAAPFINGLPNGYDTDVGENGSSLSGGQRQRIAIARAILKDSPILLLDEATSSLDSEAEFLIRGALRQLMEGRTTLVIAHRLSTIRHADTILVLNQGQIVEQGRHDELLRRNGLYARMYRLQSDDLQWAEGSLIPF is encoded by the coding sequence ATGCGCATCCTCTCTCAAATTACAGCCGGCTTTGCGAAAGCCCTTCCAGGTATACAGGAAAGCCGCCGTTCGTTCGGACGCTTGTTCCCCTACCTTTGGCATTATCGCCGTGCCTATTCCGCGCTCTTTATGACGCTGCTGTTCAATGTGGGCATGACACTGTTCTCAGCATGGATGCTTAAACATTTAACCGATGCTGCATTGAATCGCGACACGGATCTAATTAAGCGGATACTTCTGCTAGGGATTGCCGTGTCTCTGTTACATATAATACTGCAGTATATCCAGGTTCTGCTGCAGAACCGCACGGTGAACCGGATCGCCTTGGACTTAAGGAACGATGTCTTCGCAAAGCTGATGGAAGTAAAGTTTAATTTCTTCGGCACGATGCACACAGGTGAGCTTGTCTCCAGGGTGACCCGCGATGTCCAGCAGACGTGCGGGGCTGCCGGCAGCTATCTGCTCCATTTATTAATAATGCCGATCAGCATTGCCGCGACTTTTGTATATTTACTCTATATTGATTGGAGACTTTCTCTGGTCTGTCTGCTCCTTGCTCCTGCCGCCGGGCTGGCAGGCGGAGTGTTCAGCTTAAAGGTTCGGCAGAACAACAAGCCGATGGGAGAGCTGTTCGGAAGAATGCATGCTTTTCTGCAGGATGCTTTATCCGGGTACACCGTGATTCGCAGCATAGGACTGGAACGTCATATGAAGGGAAAACTGCGTACCTATGGCGAACAAATTATCGGATATGAAGACCGGGAAGCACGCCTCCAAGGCGGATTGTACGCAGGTTCGGCCCTCATCGGGACTTCTTCCTTTCTGGTATGCATCGGCGCCGGATCATTCCTTGTAGCCAATGGTTCCCTCACGGTGGGCTCCCTACTTGCGTTCGTTAGCCTAATGCAGGTTCTGGTCTCTCCCTTCTCCGGTCTGGCCAGCCAGCTTGGCGGACTGCAACGTTCGTTGATCGCCGCTGACCGCCTCTGGACCCTCATGGACCAGCCGGTCGATGAGCCTGCGCTTACCGGAAATGACAAGTCAGCCCCTTCATCCCCAGCGATCGCATCCGAGAGTGTAAGTATCCGGCGGCTTACTGGAATGATTGAATTCGATAACGTCTCCTTCTCCTATCATGACGGAGACGATAATGTGCTCCGCGACATCAGTTTTTCAGTACCCTCCGGTCATACTGTTGCGCTGGTCGGTCCAAGCGGTGCCGGCAAAACAACGCTGTTTCATTTAACCCACGGCTTCCAACAGCCGAAATCGGGACGAATATTCATCCAAGGGCGCGATCTCGCTCTTATGGAACGCACCGAGTCCCAAGCCATGTTTGCTTATGTTCCTCAGGAGACGCATCTGTTCGAGGGAACGATTCGGGATAACATCGCTTTGGGCAGCCTGAATGCATCCAATACCGATATCATCGCAGCGGCTGAAGCTGCCAACGCCGCCCCATTCATCAACGGTCTGCCGAACGGCTACGATACGGACGTTGGAGAGAATGGGTCCAGCCTCTCCGGCGGGCAACGGCAAAGGATCGCCATTGCTAGAGCCATACTGAAGGACTCGCCCATCCTGCTGTTGGACGAGGCTACTTCCTCATTGGACAGCGAAGCCGAGTTCCTTATCCGGGGTGCCCTTCGCCAACTCATGGAAGGACGGACGACTCTGGTCATCGCCCACCGTCTCTCAACGATCCGCCACGCGGATACGATTCTGGTGCTCAATCAGGGACAGATTGTGGAACAGGGACGGCATGACGAGCTCCTTCGCCGTAACGGCCTCTATGCACGAATGTATCGGCTGCAGTCCGATGACCTGCAATGGGCAGAAGGATCTCTGATACCCTTTTAA
- the putP gene encoding sodium/proline symporter PutP — protein sequence MIVISIVIYMLGMLVIGYFGYKRTSSLSDFMLGGRSLGPVVTALSAGASDMSGWLLLGLPGAMFAQGLSASWIVIGLTLGAYANWLYVAPRLRVFTEVAGNAMTIPEFFQNRFEDRSNILRLVSGIVILVFFTFYVSSGIVSGAVLFNNVLGFEYNTGLWIITGVVVAYTLFGGFLAVSWTDSVQGTLMFLALIIIPVVILANTGSLPVTIDRIEQIDPTLLDLFKGTTFLGIVSLFAWGLGYFGQPHIIIRFMAISSVKEMKKARRIGMGWMIFSICGAMFSGLIAIAYMDKNNISLKDPETVLLELSKLLFHPLIGGLLMAAILSAVMSTISSQLLVTSSSLTGDLYKAFFRRSASERELMLAGRLSVLTVAVVATALAYSRNETILSLVGYAWAGFGSAFGPVVLLSLLWKRMNKWGALAGLIAGSVTVIGWNTFGLSDVLYEMIPGFIAGILAIIVTSLMTQKPTAEMLDTFQEYRQSL from the coding sequence TTGATTGTAATAAGCATTGTTATCTACATGCTCGGCATGCTGGTCATTGGGTACTTTGGTTACAAACGCACCTCCAGCTTATCCGACTTCATGCTTGGCGGCAGAAGTCTTGGACCGGTGGTTACCGCACTAAGTGCAGGAGCTTCGGATATGAGTGGATGGCTGCTGCTCGGTCTACCGGGAGCTATGTTCGCTCAAGGACTTAGCGCATCTTGGATTGTAATCGGACTTACTCTCGGGGCTTACGCCAACTGGCTTTATGTTGCACCGCGTCTGAGGGTGTTTACCGAGGTTGCCGGTAATGCCATGACTATCCCTGAATTTTTCCAGAACCGTTTTGAGGACCGTTCTAATATTCTGCGACTGGTCTCAGGTATAGTCATTCTTGTGTTTTTCACCTTTTATGTCTCGTCCGGTATAGTATCAGGTGCCGTCTTGTTCAATAATGTGCTTGGGTTTGAGTATAATACCGGCTTATGGATCATTACAGGAGTCGTTGTCGCCTATACCTTATTCGGCGGATTCCTGGCCGTGAGCTGGACAGATTCCGTGCAAGGCACCCTCATGTTTCTGGCTTTGATCATTATCCCCGTAGTCATACTAGCCAACACGGGAAGTCTTCCGGTAACGATTGACCGGATTGAACAGATTGATCCTACTCTTTTAGATTTATTCAAGGGTACGACATTTCTTGGAATTGTCTCTCTGTTTGCATGGGGTCTAGGCTATTTTGGCCAGCCTCACATTATCATACGGTTTATGGCTATCTCTTCTGTGAAGGAAATGAAGAAGGCCCGCCGCATCGGTATGGGCTGGATGATTTTTTCAATCTGCGGTGCCATGTTCTCAGGTCTTATTGCCATTGCCTACATGGATAAAAACAATATTTCATTAAAAGACCCTGAAACGGTTCTTCTGGAGCTTAGCAAGCTGTTATTTCATCCACTCATCGGCGGTCTGCTGATGGCAGCTATTTTATCAGCAGTAATGAGCACCATTTCCTCTCAGCTGCTGGTAACATCCAGTTCACTTACAGGTGATTTGTACAAAGCCTTCTTCCGCCGCTCCGCATCTGAACGGGAATTGATGCTTGCGGGACGTCTGTCTGTTCTTACCGTAGCCGTAGTTGCAACAGCCTTGGCTTACTCCCGGAATGAGACGATTCTATCCTTAGTGGGTTATGCCTGGGCAGGCTTCGGCTCTGCCTTTGGTCCGGTAGTCCTGCTCAGCTTATTATGGAAACGAATGAATAAGTGGGGAGCACTGGCCGGTTTGATCGCAGGTTCAGTCACCGTTATCGGATGGAATACATTCGGTCTCAGTGATGTGTTGTATGAGATGATCCCGGGGTTTATTGCCGGAATTCTGGCCATTATCGTCACAAGTCTCATGACCCAGAAACCTACAGCTGAGATGCTGGATACTTTTCAAGAGTATCGTCAATCCCTATAA
- a CDS encoding GNAT family N-acetyltransferase: MQIEDVFGDFPTLETERVILRKLTMDDAEDMYEYASDSEVAKYTTWEAHNSIEDSVGFLNFLIQKYNNKQLAPWGIMLKSNQKVIGTCGYMNWIPQINRAELAYALSREFWGKGIMTEAANEILEFGFDKMKLNRIEAFCLSENAGSKALMRKIGMKHEGTLLEYIYLKGAYRDVDIRALLRRDYVKL, from the coding sequence ATGCAAATTGAGGATGTGTTCGGAGATTTTCCGACTTTAGAAACTGAGCGTGTAATCTTAAGGAAGCTGACCATGGATGATGCAGAAGATATGTATGAATACGCTTCAGACTCAGAAGTTGCAAAATATACGACTTGGGAAGCGCATAATTCAATTGAAGATTCTGTCGGTTTCCTAAACTTTCTGATTCAAAAATATAATAATAAGCAACTTGCTCCATGGGGAATTATGTTGAAGAGTAATCAGAAAGTTATTGGTACTTGTGGGTATATGAATTGGATTCCACAAATTAACCGAGCTGAATTGGCTTATGCATTATCAAGGGAGTTTTGGGGCAAAGGAATTATGACCGAGGCAGCCAATGAAATCCTCGAATTTGGTTTTGATAAAATGAAACTAAACAGAATAGAGGCTTTTTGTTTATCTGAAAATGCTGGTTCAAAAGCTTTAATGCGTAAAATTGGAATGAAACATGAAGGAACACTACTTGAATACATTTACTTAAAGGGTGCATATCGTGATGTTGATATCCGAGCATTGTTGCGAAGAGATTATGTAAAACTATAA
- a CDS encoding glycoside hydrolase family 18 protein, giving the protein MQIHVVQSGQSLFGIANAYGISMDEITEANQLSAPSQLVVGQTLVIPIVGMYYWVVSGDSLYSIAQRFGMNVNTLAEVNQVPLDQPLRIGLRLYIPPRPKRNAEINAYIEPRGETVSPSLRNAAAEAAPNLTYLAPFSFQVQRDGSLAAPPLGNLASIAAQNQVTLMMVVTNLENAQFSSELGRIILNDQAVQTRLLDNIIAQAKRLNFRDIHFDFEFLRPEDREAYNTFLRRAATRIHQEGFLLSTALAPKTSAAQVGAWYTAHDYKVHGQVADFVIIMTYEWGYSGGPPMPVSPIGPVRRVLEYAITEMPASKIMMGQNLYGYDWTLPYVAGGAYARALSPQAAIDLARNRNAAIQYDTKDQAPHFNYTDDSGKSHKVWFEDARSIQAKFDLIKELGLRGISYWKLGLPFPQNWLLIQENFNVVKR; this is encoded by the coding sequence ATGCAAATTCACGTTGTGCAATCAGGGCAGTCTCTATTCGGGATTGCTAATGCCTATGGGATCTCCATGGATGAGATTACCGAGGCTAATCAACTGTCTGCACCAAGCCAGTTAGTGGTCGGGCAAACGTTGGTTATTCCGATAGTCGGTATGTATTATTGGGTGGTCTCGGGGGACAGCTTGTATAGTATCGCCCAAAGGTTCGGGATGAACGTCAACACTCTTGCAGAAGTTAATCAGGTGCCCTTAGATCAGCCTTTGCGTATAGGGCTTCGTCTGTATATTCCGCCTAGACCGAAGCGGAATGCAGAGATTAATGCCTACATAGAGCCAAGAGGGGAGACGGTCTCTCCAAGCTTAAGGAATGCTGCGGCAGAAGCTGCACCGAACCTCACTTATCTTGCTCCATTTAGCTTTCAAGTCCAGCGGGACGGTTCTCTTGCAGCCCCTCCCTTAGGTAACTTGGCTTCAATTGCTGCGCAGAATCAAGTAACCCTGATGATGGTCGTAACCAATCTGGAGAATGCTCAGTTTAGCTCAGAGCTGGGGCGGATTATATTAAATGACCAGGCTGTTCAGACTAGGTTGTTGGACAATATTATCGCGCAAGCAAAGAGGTTGAATTTCAGAGATATCCATTTTGATTTCGAATTTCTCCGGCCTGAAGACCGTGAAGCTTACAACACCTTCTTGCGAAGAGCAGCGACCCGCATTCATCAAGAAGGCTTCCTATTATCCACCGCTTTGGCACCCAAGACAAGTGCGGCACAAGTCGGAGCCTGGTATACAGCGCATGATTATAAAGTGCACGGGCAAGTTGCCGACTTTGTGATCATCATGACGTATGAATGGGGATACAGCGGAGGTCCGCCGATGCCGGTCTCGCCTATTGGTCCTGTGCGTAGAGTGCTGGAGTACGCCATAACTGAAATGCCAGCTTCCAAAATCATGATGGGGCAAAATTTATACGGTTATGATTGGACCTTGCCTTATGTTGCAGGTGGGGCCTATGCTAGAGCGCTTAGTCCGCAAGCAGCGATTGATTTGGCGAGGAATAGAAATGCAGCGATTCAGTATGATACTAAAGATCAAGCTCCACATTTTAATTATACGGATGACTCAGGTAAGTCCCATAAGGTATGGTTTGAGGATGCCAGATCCATTCAGGCTAAATTTGATCTTATCAAAGAGTTGGGGCTCCGCGGCATCAGCTACTGGAAGCTAGGACTCCCTTTTCCGCAAAATTGGCTGCTTATTCAGGAGAATTTTAATGTGGTAAAAAGATAA
- a CDS encoding MATE family efflux transporter yields the protein MMEPAVRVKRNSRFLDKYFSGESMDYREIIALFIPILVDQAFIVGLNLVNTAMISSSGVAAISAVNMIDSLNIFLISIFVAVATGGTVVVAQYKGSGNHLMVSNATAGAVSSVSLIALVIGLLGILFHNPLLSLLFGAASPEVMDNARTYLIGSCVSYLGIAVVQAVCGALRGIGRTRASLMLSLIMNLAYVILNVVFINLLNMGVLGMTISINAARYMGALCALFYLFRMDSSLHIRLRDLLIVKVSMLKKIMFIGVPFAAEQVFFNGGKILTQIFIVGLGTYAIAANAIASTYAGLMQVPAGALSLTLITVVGQCMGRRNVADARKFVKSFVWLTSLSFVLMALLIMPLFHPILSLFHPPKEIVGEIFTIVLINAIAQIPLWAISFIMPSGLRAAGDSKYTSMVSMLSMWLFRVVLGYILGIVLDMGLLGFWLAMNCEWGIRGVIFLRRFLGEKWYQHRLI from the coding sequence ATGATGGAACCCGCCGTACGTGTGAAGCGGAACAGCCGTTTTCTGGATAAATATTTTTCCGGCGAATCTATGGATTACCGCGAGATTATCGCGTTGTTTATCCCCATTTTGGTCGATCAGGCATTTATCGTGGGGCTGAATCTCGTAAATACGGCAATGATTAGCTCGTCCGGAGTGGCGGCGATCAGTGCGGTGAACATGATTGATTCCCTTAATATTTTTTTGATCAGTATATTTGTGGCTGTTGCAACCGGAGGAACGGTAGTTGTCGCTCAGTATAAAGGCAGCGGGAACCATCTTATGGTTTCTAATGCGACCGCCGGGGCGGTGTCCTCGGTCTCATTGATAGCCCTGGTTATCGGCTTATTAGGTATTTTATTTCATAATCCACTATTGAGTCTGTTGTTCGGAGCCGCTTCACCGGAGGTTATGGACAATGCCCGGACGTATTTGATCGGGAGTTGTGTATCCTACCTGGGGATTGCCGTGGTACAGGCGGTATGCGGCGCCCTGCGCGGGATTGGAAGAACAAGAGCATCGCTTATGCTTTCACTGATAATGAATCTGGCTTATGTCATTCTAAATGTGGTATTTATCAATTTGCTGAACATGGGTGTTCTAGGCATGACTATTTCGATTAATGCAGCCCGGTATATGGGTGCCCTGTGCGCTCTGTTTTATCTATTCCGAATGGACAGTAGTCTACATATCCGTCTTCGCGATTTATTGATTGTTAAAGTCTCTATGCTCAAAAAAATAATGTTTATCGGCGTACCGTTTGCGGCAGAGCAGGTTTTCTTCAACGGAGGCAAAATTCTGACCCAAATCTTCATCGTCGGTCTCGGTACCTATGCGATAGCCGCCAATGCAATAGCCTCAACTTATGCCGGATTAATGCAGGTTCCCGCGGGTGCGCTGTCGCTTACACTCATTACGGTCGTAGGTCAATGTATGGGGCGCCGGAATGTAGCTGATGCCCGGAAATTCGTGAAGTCATTTGTATGGTTGACCTCACTTTCGTTCGTGTTGATGGCACTGCTGATCATGCCTCTGTTCCATCCGATTCTTTCGTTGTTCCATCCGCCTAAGGAGATTGTTGGGGAAATTTTCACCATAGTGCTTATTAACGCGATTGCTCAAATCCCGCTATGGGCCATTAGTTTCATCATGCCTTCTGGACTTCGAGCGGCCGGGGATTCCAAATATACTTCGATGGTCTCCATGCTGTCGATGTGGCTGTTCCGCGTAGTGCTCGGGTACATTCTGGGGATTGTTCTAGATATGGGGCTCCTTGGGTTCTGGTTAGCAATGAACTGTGAATGGGGCATCCGGGGAGTGATTTTCCTACGGCGTTTCCTAGGGGAGAAGTGGTATCAGCATCGGCTGATCTAA